The DNA window AGGAGACGGCGAAGCAGCGGCTGTCTTCGTCTCCGTCACCCAGGAGTCCTGAGTCCCCATGGCCACGCTTGAAATCCGCGACCTGCACGTCTCCGTCGAGGCCGAGAACGGCCCCCGCGAGATCCTGCGCGGTGTCGACCTCACCGTGAAGCAGGGCGAGACCCACGCCATCATGGGCCCCAACGGCTCCGGCAAGTCCACCCTGGCCTACTCCCTCGCCGGCCACCCCAAGTACACCGTCACCGGTGGCTCGGTGACGCTGGACGGCGAGGACGTCCTCGCCATGTCGGTGGACGAGCGCGCCCGCGCCGGAGTCTTCCTCGCCATGCAGTACCCGGTCGAGGTGCCCGGCGTCTCGGTCTCCAACTTCCTGCGCACCGCCGCCACCGCCATCCGCGGCGAGGCCCCCAAGCTGCGCACCTGGGTGAAGGAGGTCAAGGAGGCCATGGCGGCGCTCCAGATGGACCCCGCCTTCGCCGAGCGCAATGTCAACGAGGGCTTCTCCGGCGGTGAGAAGAAGCGCCACGAGATCCTTCAGCTGGAGCTGCTCAAGCCGCGCATCGCGATCCTGGACGAGACCGACTCCGGTCTGGACGTCGACGCGCTGCGGGTCGTCTCCGAGGGCATCAACCGGGTCCGCGAGGGCGGCGAGGTGGGCACCCTGCTGGTCACCCACTACACGCGCATCCTGCGCTACATCAAGCCCGACTACGTCCATGTCTTCGCCAACGGCCGCATCGTCGAGTCCGGCGGCGCCGAGCTGGCCGACAAGCTGGAGGACGAGGGCTACGAGGCATATGTGAAGGGGGGCGCTTCCGAGTGACCACTCGCTCCGGCTCGGCGCACCATGGGCTGACCGGCCTGCTCGACACCGACGCGATCCGCAAGGACTTCCCGGTCCTCCAGCGCCTGCTGCACGACGGACAGCCGCTGGTCTACCTGGACAACGCGGCGACCTCGCAGAAGCCGCAGCAGGTGCTCGATGCGCTGAACACCTACTACGAGCAGCACAACGCCAACGTCCACCGCGGCATCCACGTCCTCGCCGAGGAGGCCACGGCGCTGTACGAGGGCGCCCGCGACAAGGTCGCGGCGTTCATCAACGCGCCGAGCCGGGACGAGGTGATCTTCACCAAGAACGCCTCGGAGTCCCTCAACCTGGTGGCCAACATGCTCGGCTGGGCCGAGGAGCCCTACCGGGTGGACCACGAGGCCGAGGTCGTCATCACGGAGATGGAGCACCACTCCAACATCGTCCCGTGGCAGCTGCTGTCGCAGCGCACCGGAGCGAAGCTGAAGTGGTTCGGCCTCACCGACGACGGCCGACTGGACCTCTCGGACATCGACCGACTGATCACCGAGAAGACCAAGGTGGTCTCCTTCACCCTGGTCTCCAACATCCTCGGCACGATCAACCCGGTGGAGGCCATCGTCCGCCGCGCCCAGGACGTCGGCGCGATGGTGGTGGTCGACGCCTCGCAGGCCGCCCCGCACATGGTGCTGGACGTCCAGGCGCTCGGCGCCGACTTCGTCGCCTTCACCGGCCACAAGATGCTCGGCCCGACCGGCATCGGGGTGCTCTGGGGCCGCCATGAGCTGCTGGAGGACCTGCCGCCCTTCCTCGGCGGCGGCGAGATGATCGAGACCGTCTCGATGTCCTCCTCCACCTATGCGCCGGCGCCGCACAAGTTCGAGGCCGGTACCCCGCCGATCGCCCAGGCGATCGGCCTCGGCGCCGCCATCGACTACCTCGGTGCCATCGGCATGGACGCCATCGCCGCGCATGAGCACGCCCTCACCGGCTATGCCGTGGAGCGGCTGCTGGAGGTGCCCGACCTGCGGATCATCGGCCCGCGTACGGCCGAGTCCCGGGGCGCCGCGATCTCCTTCACGCTCGGCGACATCCACCCGCACGACGTGGGGCAGGTACTGGACGAGCAGGGCATCGCCGTCCGGGTCGGCCACCACTGCGCGCGGCCGGTCTGCCTGCGGTACGGAATTCCTGCGACCACGCGGGCGTCGTTCTACCTGTACTCGACGCCGGCCGAGGTCGATGCCCTGATCAAGGGGCTGCACCAGGTGCGCAGCTTCTTCGGTGAGGGCTGACGGGTAGGAGGACCCGCAACCGTGAAGCTCGATTCCATGTACCAGGAGATCATCCTGGACCACTACCGCCACCCCCACGGCAAGGGGCTGCGGGAGGGCGACGCCGAGGTGCACCACGTCAACCCGACGTGCGGCGACGAGATCACCCTGCGGGTGAAGCTCGACGGGCCGGTGGTCACCGATGTGTCGTACGAGTCGCAGGGCTGTTCCATCAGCCAGGCCAGCGCCTCGGTCCTGAACGATCTGCTGGTCGGCAAGAGCATCGGCGACGCCCAGAAGGTCCAGGAGGCGTTTCTGGAGCTGATGCAGAGCAAGGGCCAGTCCGACGGCGACGAGGACCTGCTGGAGGACGCGGTGGCGTTCGCCGGTGTCTCCAAGTACCCCGCCCGGGTCAAGTGCGCCCTGCTGAGCTGGATGGCCTGGAAGGACGCCACCGCCCAGGCCCTGGCCCAGCACCCCGAGTAGTCCGAAGGAGGACGCACCATGAGCGATACCGAGTCCACCTCGGTGGCGGCCTCCCCGGCCGCCGGCACCGAGGAGACCACCCCGACCGGCATCGTCGGCACCACCGCCGGCACCGTCTCGGTGGAGGACCTGACCGAGGCCCTGATGGACGTCGTCGACCCCGAGCTGGGCATCGACGTGGTCAACCTGGGTCTGATCTACGGCGTCCACATCGACGAGTCCGATGTGGCCACCATCGACATGACCCTGACGTCGGCGGCCTGCCCGCTCACCGACGTCATCGAGGACCAGGCGCGCAGCGCCACCGACGGCCTTGTCCAGGATCTGCGGATCAACTGGGTCTGGATGCCGCCGTGGGGTCCCGACAAGATCACCGACGATGGCCGCGAGCAGCTTCGCGCGCTCGGCTTCAACGTCTGATCGGCACCGCCCTTACACCGCTGCCGTGCAGCCCCGCATCGGGGTCGCACGGCAGCGGCGTCTTCTGCGGTGTCTTCTGCGGAGGGGGCTTCTCCGGCGGGGGCTTCAGCGGCGGCGCAGCGCTGCGCCGGCCAGCGCCAGGCAGGCCGCGCAGGCCACGGCGGCGAAGCCGCTGAAGGCCGGCAGCAGGCCGACCCGCTGGGCGACGGCGCCCACCACCACGATCGGCAGTGCGCTGCCCAGGTAGACGATCACCCAGAAGGCGCTCAGCTGGCTGCCCCGGCGCTCCGCGTCCATCGCGGCGCAGGCGGCCGTGAAGAGGGTCCGGAAGGCCAGCCCCTGGCAGGCGCCGCCCAGCACGCTGCCCGCGATCAGCAGCGCGGGCGCATGGATGTACCCCGCCGCCACCACCGCCCCCAGCCCGACCGCCAGGCCCGCCATGCCCAGCACCGGCACCAGCCGGCCGGCCACCGTCGGCGCGATCAGCTGGGTGGCGGCCGAGGCGCCCAGCAGCAGCGCGGCCACCGCCGCACCGGTCATCCGGGAGTCGGTGTGCAGCAGCGCCGCGCTGTACCCGGGCGCCAGGCTCAGATAGACGCCGAAGACCGCATAGCTGACAAAGCCGGTGCAGGCTGCGAGCAGGAAGTCCCGCCGCCCGGCGGACGGCAGGCCCAGCGCCCGGGGCCGCAGCACGGCCCGGCCCGCCCGCCGCCGGGTGACGCTCGGCTGGTGCCCGGGGCTGCGCGGGTGCAGCAGCGCCAGCGGTACGCAGAGCGCCAGCAGCGCCACCGCATGCACCAGGAACGGCACCTGCACCGGCTGCCCGCCCCTGGCCAGCGCCGCGCCGATCAGCGGACCGGACGCCACACCCCCGGCCGAGGCGGCCAGGGTGAGCTTGGCGGCCAGCGCCGGGCGGTCGGGCAGCAGGTCGGTGAGCGCCGCCCCGGCAGCGCCGGTGGCCATGCCCACCGCGATGCCCTGTACGGCGCGGCCCGCCGCCAGCTGGGCGAAGCCGTCGGCGGAGGCGAAGAGGGCGTCCCCGGCGGCGGAGAGCGCCACCGCGGGCAGCAGCAGCGCCCGGCGGCCCAGGTGGTCGGACCAGTGGCCGACCGCCGCCAGTACGGGCACCAGCGCAAAGACATACACCGTGAAGAGCACGGTGGTGTCCAGCGGGGTCAGCGCGAGCCGCCGCTGGATCAGCGGATAGAGCGGAGTGGCCAGGTTGGCGCCGGTGAGCAGGGCCAGCAGTACGGCGGCCGACAGGCCGACGCGGATGCCGCGCAGCGCGTTCCAGCGGCTCACCGCCGAGAGGCGCAGCACATCGCGCGGGGCGAGTTCGCGGGGCAGCAGGGATTCGGTCAGCCGGGTCTCGGCCGACCTGAGGTCCACCACGGTCGTGGGTCTCCTGTGGTACGAGGCCCCGAGGCCGGGTCGGCGGGGTGTGCCGACGCGCCCGCGCGGCGGCGCCGTGGGTGTGGGGCCGCCGTACGGGCATCCGGGCGGGGCCGGGTTGCGGGTTGCGGGTGGGGCTCCAGCCTCGCGCGGGCCGAGGGGCGCGGCGCCTGCGGCGGAGCGGCAGACGGGGGGCGGAGCACCGGAGCGGGCCCCTGCTGCCCGAGAGGGGGCGAGGGGAGGGTGCCGCACCGGGTCCGAGCGCCCGGAGGTGCGAATAGGGAGCAGCCCCGGATGCCTGACGCGGTGCGTACAGGACCGACCGAAGGATACGTCCTCGGGCGGTATCGGCCGAAAAGGGGGGTGGGGTCCGGTCGGCGGCCGTTGCCCCGTCCGGAGCAGTGACGTCCCCCGTGTCCCTGAAACCGCCCGTGCGTCGCCCGCCGCCTGCGCCGTCCGGCGGGGGGCGTCGGACAGAGTCGAGTCCGGCCCGTCCGGCCGTACCCCCCTCGACCGCTGCCGGCGACACCTCCCGGCACCCTGGTGGAAAGGCACGCCCCATGCCCGGGATGACCCGACGGAGACTGCTCGGCTCGGCAGCCGCGACGGCGGCCGGAACGGCGGCGGCACTGCTGCCCCCGAATGTGCGGCGGGCGGTGGCGGCCGGGAGCCGGCGCGGTTCGCTGAGCGATGTGGAGCATGTGGTCCTGCTGATGCAGGAGAATCGTTCCTTCGATCACTATTTCGGCACCCTCGCCGGGGTGCGCGGCTTCGGCGACCCCGACGCCGTGCGGCTGCGCGACGGCCGCGACGTCTTCCACCAGCCCGACCCGGTCAACCCCGACGGCTATCTGCTCCCCTTCCACCTCGACACCCACCGCACCAGCGCCCAGGCCATCCCCTCCACCAGCCACGCCTGGGACGTCCAGCACGAGTCCTGGAACTACGGCCGGATGGACCGCTGGGTACGCGCCCACCGCGCCGCCGACGGCGCCAAGGGCCCGTTCACCATGGGCTACTACACCCGTGACGACATCCCGTTCCACTACGCGCTGGCCGAGTCCTTCACCGTCTGCGACAACTACTTCTGCTCGGTGATGGGCCCGACCTGGCCCAACCGCCTCTACTGGATGAGCGGCACCATCGACCCCGGCGGCAGGCGCGGCGGCCCGGTGATCACCAACGCCGCGCCCACGCCCTACCGCTGGACCACCTACCCGGAGCGGCTCCAGGAGGCCGGGGTCAGCTGGCAGGTCTACCAGGAGGAGGACAACTACGGCTGCAACATGCTGGTCTCCTTCGAGAAGTTCCGCCGGGCCCGCCGCCGCGACCCGCTGCACCAGCGCGGCCTGACCGCCAGTCCGGCCGGGACCTTCGAGGACGACGCCCGCAACAACCGGCTGCCGACGGTCTCCTGGATCATCCCCACCAGCTACCAGTGCGAGCACCCCGACTACCTGCCCGCCGCCGGCGCCGACTACATCGCCTCCAAGATCGAGGCCATCGCGGCCAACCCCGAGGTCTGGGCCAAGACCGTCTTCATCCTGGTCTACGACGAGAACGACGGCCTCTTCGACCACGTCCCGCCGCCCGTGCCGCGCCCCGGCACGCCCGGCGAGGTGGTCGGCGGGCTGCCCATCGGCGCCGGCTTCCGGGTGCCCTGCATCATCGTCTCGCCCTGGACGGTCGGCGGCTGGGTGGCCCGCGAACCCTTCGACCACACCTCGCAGTTGCAGTTCCTGGAGCGGATCACCGGCGTCCGGGAGACCAACATCACCGCCTGGCGCCGGGCCGCCTTCGGCGACCTCACCTCCGCCTTCCAGTTCGCCGACGGACCGCGCCGACCGCCCCGGCTGCCGGACACCGAGGTGTACCTGGAGGCGGCCGAGGTCGGCGTGGAGAACCTGCCCAGACCGACCTTCCCGGACGGCCACCAGCACCCCCCGCGCCAGGAGCGCGGCCCGCTCCGCCGGATGCCGCCATGGCCGCTCTGACCGGTCCGACCGCCGCGCGGCACACCCCCGGCCCCGGCCGCCGGTGGCGGCCCGGCCCGGCGCGGGGCGGCTAGGCTGGCCTTGGAACCGGTACCCGTGCGCCCGCACCGGCGCCGGACGCACCCCACCCCTCACCCGTGCCAGTCCGAGGAGAACGTGCCACCATGGCCGGACGACGCCGCAACACCCCTGACAGCCCGTCGGCGACCGGCCCGGGCGCGGACCAGGGCGGAAAGCTCCCCGCCGACCTGGCTGTCGAGGAGCTGTACGGCACCTATCGCGCGGCCGGGCTCGACGACGAGGCCGACCCGGACGACACCCCCGTGATGGTCCCCCCGGTGCGGCTGCTGCCCGAGGCCGAACTCGCCGCCGCCGCGCTGCGGATCCCGCTGCTGGAGCGCGCCGTACGGCTCGCCCGCTGGATCGCGCCGTACCGCCCGGTCGACGAGTTCGGCGAGCCCGGCGCGGAGCTGGAGACCGAGGCCGCCGCGGCGCTCGGCCTGGCCCCGGCCGACGGTGGCCCGCGTGAGGAGGGCGGCGAGGACGAGGGCGGGAATGGCACGGGCGCGGTGATGCAGGCATGGTCGCTGGCGGTGGACCTGGAGCTGATCACCCTCGGCGAGGCCGCCCCCGGGGAGGGCGAGGGCCAGGTCGCCCGCCCCGGCCCGGAGTTGGAGGCCGTCGAGTCCGGTGACCCGGAGGCCGTCCTGGAGGCATGGCTGAGCGCCGCCGACGTGGTGATGGACACCGCCGTCGAGGCCGACGCGGCCTTCCCCGAGCCCGGCGAGCTGGCCGTCGGGGACGCCGACGAACTGGACGAGGAGTCCACGGCGTCCTCCCTGGAGGAGTTCGAGGCCGCCCGCGAGGAGGCGCAGGACCTCCTCGACCAGGCCCTCCAGGTGCTCTACGAGTCCACCGCCTTCGCCGAGGAGGGCGCCGAGACCGTGCCGCTGGGCGTGCTCGCCGCGCTGCTGGTCGTCCCGGACGGGCAGGACCCCACCGAGGAGATGCTCGGCGAGATCACCGCCGTGATGGTCGCCCTCGACCCGATGCTGGCCGACCTCGCGGAGATCGGCCTGGTGGAGTACCGCCCCATCGACCCGGACCTCTTCGAGGAGCCCGAGGACGGCGAGGGCGAGCTGGAGGCCCAGGCCGCCGCCGCGCCGGTCCACCCCGACACACCGGTCGACGACGAGGAGGCCGCGCGGTTCGGCCTGGTCAGGCTCACCCCGCTCGGCCAGTACGGCGTACGGCAGTGGCTGCTGGAGGAGGGCTTCGACGCGCCGCTGGTCGGCGAGTACGCCAAGGGCGACGCGGCCGCACTGCTGAGCGGCGTCTCCGAGGCCGTGAACGTACTGCCCGAGGAGGAGATCCGGGAGTGGGTGCACGGCCGGGAGCCGCTGCCCGCCGCCCGCGAACTGCTGGCCGCCGCCCGGGGCGGCGACGCCCTCGGCCCGGCCCGCCGGATGCTCTGCCAGCTGGCCCTCACCGAACTGGGCGCCGACGCCGAACCCGCCCTGCGCGAGGTCCTGGACGACCCCGAGCTGGGCGGCTTCTCCCGCGCCTGGCTGGTCCAGCGCGGCGCCACCGACGTACCCGAGCCGGGCCGCACCATGGCCCTCTGGACCACGGTGGACACCCTGGCCGCCCAGCTGATGGACCCCGACGTCGACGCCGAGCTGCTCGCCGAACTGGTCGGCGGCCTGCCGCTGGCGCCCGACCCGGCGGCCTTCCTGGCCGAGATGTGGCGCGTCGACCATGCGTACACGGCCGAGGTGCTGGAGGCGATCGGCCAGTTCCACGGGGACAAGCAGGTCGCCAAGGAGGCCCGCAAGGCCGCCTACAAGGCCCGCTCCCGCCGCCCGGCCTGAAGCCCGCCCCGGGGGACCGCCTCGGGACCGCCTCGCCGAGTCGCCCGACCCGGCGGCCTTCCTGGCCGAGAGGTGGCGCGTCGACCACGCGTACCCGGCTTCGAGGTGCCGGAGGCTCGACCGGCCCGCTCCCGCCGCCCGGCCTGAGCCCGCCTCGGGGGACCGCCTCGGGACCTCCTCGTGCTGGAGGCCCGGCGCTACCCCCGCTCGGGGTAGTGCCGGGCCTCCACCACATTCCCGTCCGGATCGCGGAAGTAGCAGGACCGCACGGCCGCACCACGCGCCCCGAAGGACCCCTCGGAGACGGCCGAGGCGGGTGTGCCATGGTCGGCCAGCCGCTTGCGCAGACCGTCGAAGCCGGCCGCGTCCATCGCCAGGCAGACATGGTTCACCGGGTGCCCCGCGCTGCCCGGGGCGTCCGCCAGCCGGTCCGCGCCCGCCGCGTTCCCCCGCGCCATCAGGTCCAGCAGCGCCCCCTCCGAGACCCGCACGCTCGGAAATGGGACCGCACCCGCCCGGAACTCCGCCACCCGCACCCCGGGCAGGCCCACCACCTCCTCGAAGAAGGCCAGCGACCGCAGCGGATCCTCGACCCACAGCACCACATGGTCCAGACTGAAGCCCATCCCCTGCCCCCTTCCCGCACGTCCGCACACGGGCTGTCCCGTACTCCCAGCATCGCCCCCCGGGCCGGTGCGGGGTGCGCCCATCGGCAAAAGGGGCGCTCACGGATTAGTACCAACGTATCGTGAGGGGCGGGGGTGCAACGGCGGACCGACGGAGGCAGGGGGCGCGGCGGCGTGCAGAGCGGCGGCAGGAACGGATCGGGGCCGGCCGGAGAGCGGCGCGGATGGCAGCGGCTCGCCGAGGAGGCTGAGAGAGCGCTGGTGTCCTGGCGGCGGGCGGGGCGGTTGCCGTATGCGCCGGGTGCCGACCTGCCGGGGCTGCGGGTGCTCGCCGAGTGGCACAGCGTCAATGGGAGGGTCGTCTCCTTCACCCTGCTCGCGGGTGAGCCACGCGACCCGGCGGGCCCGTTTGTCTCCGTACGCACCGCGCTGACCGGCGACGATCTGCGCGGCGAGGTACTGAGCGGCCTCGATGAGGTGATCGAGGACGAACGGGACCGCATCTTCGACCTCACCGGCCTGGACGAGGGCGACGGCCCGCGCCAGGTGCGCACCACCGAGCGGACACTGCTGGTCGACGGTGTGCCGGTGCCCGCCCGGGTACGGGTGGAGCGGCCCCGCGAGGGCGGCGGGGTGGTGCTCTGGGCGGCGCAGCTGACGCTCGGCAGCGAGCGCGCCCCGGTCGAGCTGACCGTGGTCGTACGGGGCCTGCCGGTGGGGGAGCCCGCCCTGGTCGCGACCGGTGACCTCGGCCCGTACCTGGCCGGGCGGGCGTGGCTGCTGGACGAGGTGACGAGCCGTCAGGCCCAGGCGGACGGCTCCGAGCCGCCGGTACCCGCCGTCCCGGTGGGGCTGGAGGCGCATCGGCGGCTGGCACTGGGCGCCATGGAGCGGTCTCGGATCCTGGCCGAGCAACTGAGCGCGGGCCGCGCACCGCGCACCCCGAGGCGGCTGCGCACCGAGGACGAGGGCGACCTCTGGGAGGAGGCGGTGCAGCAGCAGATGCGGCTCGCCTCGGAGAGCCGCCAGGAGGCCGACGAGGCCGTGACCTCCATGGTCACCCAGCTCGGCTGGCTGGCGGAGCGGGCCGACTGGGCGGTGGGCACCGAGGAGGGGCGGCAGGCGGTGGAGGAGACGGTCCGGTACACGGTCTTCGGCAGCGAGGTCCCCAGCCTGCGCGCCCATCGGGCCTGGCACGCCGTATGGAGCACCCGCCCATCCGGCCCGTCCCCCCGCGACCGCCACGAGACAGCCCTGCGCGAATGGCTCGCAGCCTGGGAAAGCTGGCGCCGCCGACGCCGCCACCACTGACCTGCCCCAGCCCGCCGGTCCCGGCCTCCTGGCGTCCGGCCGGTCCCCGGAAGGGGGGCCTGGCCGGACCACGGCGGCCCGGCCAGGCTGGGGTTGCGGGGGTCAGCCCAGGGAAGCGAAGCCGGTGAAGCCGCTGCCGACGTTGCTGCGTGTCCCGAATCCTGAGGTCGGTGAAGTCGTGGCCGCCGCCCAGCGAGGTCCCGTCGGCCTCCCGCTCCTGGGCCTGCTGGGTGCGGTGCGAGCGCAGTGAGGTGATGCAGGGGGTGGGGCGGGCGATGCGGCGTTCGGGCTGAGGGTCTTGGTCGGCAGGGTGGTCCGGCCGCAGGTGGTGGCTGGATCGGCGGCCGCCCCATGGTGCGGTCGCTGCCTGGGTGGACAACCAGGTGGATCAGAGCCTCGCAGGGTGGGGCCTGCCGTCAACGGCCGGTGGCACCGCATCAAGCACCACCCGGACCGCCGGAGGTGCCGAGGTGGTTCGAACAGGTGGGCGCAATTGCTGTGGAGCCGTTGTCGCCGGGCCGATAGGTTTCCGGGCGGAAGCCGGATGAGCCGTAGGGGAGCCATGTCTGCTGTCGCAGGTCAGAGTAGTGGGGGCGGTGAGGCGGTCACCGCCTCGTCAGGGGAAGGTGCCGTGCCTGGGGCGGCGTCAGATCGGGAACATTCGGCGGCTTTTGCGTCCTTTCTCCGGGGGCCGGTCGATGACGACTCGCTCGACCCCCCTCGGTGGAGCCGCCTGGCCATTGCCTCGCTGGTGCCCGGGGTCACGGGGTTCCTGTGGCCGGTGGGTGTGCTGCTGGGCGTCGTGGCTCTGGTGCGGATCAGGCGGACGGGGCGGAGGGGCCGTTGGCTCGCCGTCGCCGGCCTGGTGATGTGCCTGGTCTGGGCCGTCGGCGGGACGTCAGTGTTCGGGCCCTACGTCGGGAAGTCGGACGGCGACCGCGCCGGGACCGTCAGTGTCTTCGACCTCAAGGCCGGTGACTGTATGGCTCGACTGCCGCCGAAGAGCCAGGAGTCGGTCAGTGAGGTGGCGGTGGTGCCGTGCTCCCAGCTGCACCAGGGCGAGGTGTTCGCCTCTGCGGACCTGGGTGATGCGTTTTTCGGGAGCGAGTCGGAGGTCACGGAGCGGGCCGAGGAGGTCTGCTCCTCGCTGATCGGGGGCTATGTCATGGATGGCTGGGCGATCCCGGACTCGGTGAGCCTCGGCTACTTCTACCCGCACGGTCATTCCTTGACCAACGTCAAGCACCGGGACGCGACCTGCTTCTTTCGGGACGGGGGCACCGGTTGGAGGGGCACCCTGCGCCGGGATGCGACCAACCTGACGGCTGCCCAGATGCGCTATCTGAAATCGGTGAAGCCGGCCAACGACGCATGGGACGCCGAGCCGGAGTTGACCCCCGCCGAGAACCCCGCCGTCAACCGCGAGTGGGCAGGCACCCTGGCCAAGGGGATCGAGGCGGAGATCACACTGCTGGAAGAGCCCGGCTGGCCCGCCGCCGCACAACCGGCGGTCACCGCGCTGATCGCGGATCTCAGGTCCGCTGTTCCCCACCTGAAGGCGGCCCATGAGTCCACGGACAACCGGACTCTTCAGCGGGAGCTTGCGCTCGCGGATGAGCACACGGGCCACCGGCAGGCGATGAAGGCGCGGGCAGCGCTCGGCCTCGCCTCGGACCAGGGACACCCGACGGTCACGGGCGGCGTCTGATCAGCCGCTTCGGGGCCGGGCCCGGAACCGGGCCCGGCCACCAAGCGGCGAGGCGGGACGGCGACGCCGTCACAGCCCGAGCCGCTCCAGCAGATCGTCGAGCAGGGTCTCGACCGTGAAGTCCTCCTGCCGAAGATGCTGAGCAAGGCGCTGTAGGCAGTGTCAAGACAGGCCCGGCCGTAGCGTCCGATCAGCAGCGGTTCGGCGGTGTTCAAGGCGAGGGTGAGCAGGCCGCACAGGTGCAACAGCCGGGTACCGGCCCGCAGCTCCGCCTTGGACACGCGCAGGG is part of the Peterkaempfera bronchialis genome and encodes:
- a CDS encoding MFS transporter, translating into MVDLRSAETRLTESLLPRELAPRDVLRLSAVSRWNALRGIRVGLSAAVLLALLTGANLATPLYPLIQRRLALTPLDTTVLFTVYVFALVPVLAAVGHWSDHLGRRALLLPAVALSAAGDALFASADGFAQLAAGRAVQGIAVGMATGAAGAALTDLLPDRPALAAKLTLAASAGGVASGPLIGAALARGGQPVQVPFLVHAVALLALCVPLALLHPRSPGHQPSVTRRRAGRAVLRPRALGLPSAGRRDFLLAACTGFVSYAVFGVYLSLAPGYSAALLHTDSRMTGAAVAALLLGASAATQLIAPTVAGRLVPVLGMAGLAVGLGAVVAAGYIHAPALLIAGSVLGGACQGLAFRTLFTAACAAMDAERRGSQLSAFWVIVYLGSALPIVVVGAVAQRVGLLPAFSGFAAVACAACLALAGAALRRR
- the sufC gene encoding Fe-S cluster assembly ATPase SufC, encoding MATLEIRDLHVSVEAENGPREILRGVDLTVKQGETHAIMGPNGSGKSTLAYSLAGHPKYTVTGGSVTLDGEDVLAMSVDERARAGVFLAMQYPVEVPGVSVSNFLRTAATAIRGEAPKLRTWVKEVKEAMAALQMDPAFAERNVNEGFSGGEKKRHEILQLELLKPRIAILDETDSGLDVDALRVVSEGINRVREGGEVGTLLVTHYTRILRYIKPDYVHVFANGRIVESGGAELADKLEDEGYEAYVKGGASE
- a CDS encoding cysteine desulfurase, producing MTGLLDTDAIRKDFPVLQRLLHDGQPLVYLDNAATSQKPQQVLDALNTYYEQHNANVHRGIHVLAEEATALYEGARDKVAAFINAPSRDEVIFTKNASESLNLVANMLGWAEEPYRVDHEAEVVITEMEHHSNIVPWQLLSQRTGAKLKWFGLTDDGRLDLSDIDRLITEKTKVVSFTLVSNILGTINPVEAIVRRAQDVGAMVVVDASQAAPHMVLDVQALGADFVAFTGHKMLGPTGIGVLWGRHELLEDLPPFLGGGEMIETVSMSSSTYAPAPHKFEAGTPPIAQAIGLGAAIDYLGAIGMDAIAAHEHALTGYAVERLLEVPDLRIIGPRTAESRGAAISFTLGDIHPHDVGQVLDEQGIAVRVGHHCARPVCLRYGIPATTRASFYLYSTPAEVDALIKGLHQVRSFFGEG
- a CDS encoding metal-sulfur cluster assembly factor, which translates into the protein MSDTESTSVAASPAAGTEETTPTGIVGTTAGTVSVEDLTEALMDVVDPELGIDVVNLGLIYGVHIDESDVATIDMTLTSAACPLTDVIEDQARSATDGLVQDLRINWVWMPPWGPDKITDDGREQLRALGFNV
- a CDS encoding VOC family protein, with translation MGFSLDHVVLWVEDPLRSLAFFEEVVGLPGVRVAEFRAGAVPFPSVRVSEGALLDLMARGNAAGADRLADAPGSAGHPVNHVCLAMDAAGFDGLRKRLADHGTPASAVSEGSFGARGAAVRSCYFRDPDGNVVEARHYPERG
- a CDS encoding DUF4190 domain-containing protein; protein product: MSAVAGQSSGGGEAVTASSGEGAVPGAASDREHSAAFASFLRGPVDDDSLDPPRWSRLAIASLVPGVTGFLWPVGVLLGVVALVRIRRTGRRGRWLAVAGLVMCLVWAVGGTSVFGPYVGKSDGDRAGTVSVFDLKAGDCMARLPPKSQESVSEVAVVPCSQLHQGEVFASADLGDAFFGSESEVTERAEEVCSSLIGGYVMDGWAIPDSVSLGYFYPHGHSLTNVKHRDATCFFRDGGTGWRGTLRRDATNLTAAQMRYLKSVKPANDAWDAEPELTPAENPAVNREWAGTLAKGIEAEITLLEEPGWPAAAQPAVTALIADLRSAVPHLKAAHESTDNRTLQRELALADEHTGHRQAMKARAALGLASDQGHPTVTGGV
- the sufU gene encoding Fe-S cluster assembly sulfur transfer protein SufU, producing the protein MKLDSMYQEIILDHYRHPHGKGLREGDAEVHHVNPTCGDEITLRVKLDGPVVTDVSYESQGCSISQASASVLNDLLVGKSIGDAQKVQEAFLELMQSKGQSDGDEDLLEDAVAFAGVSKYPARVKCALLSWMAWKDATAQALAQHPE
- a CDS encoding alkaline phosphatase family protein codes for the protein MPGMTRRRLLGSAAATAAGTAAALLPPNVRRAVAAGSRRGSLSDVEHVVLLMQENRSFDHYFGTLAGVRGFGDPDAVRLRDGRDVFHQPDPVNPDGYLLPFHLDTHRTSAQAIPSTSHAWDVQHESWNYGRMDRWVRAHRAADGAKGPFTMGYYTRDDIPFHYALAESFTVCDNYFCSVMGPTWPNRLYWMSGTIDPGGRRGGPVITNAAPTPYRWTTYPERLQEAGVSWQVYQEEDNYGCNMLVSFEKFRRARRRDPLHQRGLTASPAGTFEDDARNNRLPTVSWIIPTSYQCEHPDYLPAAGADYIASKIEAIAANPEVWAKTVFILVYDENDGLFDHVPPPVPRPGTPGEVVGGLPIGAGFRVPCIIVSPWTVGGWVAREPFDHTSQLQFLERITGVRETNITAWRRAAFGDLTSAFQFADGPRRPPRLPDTEVYLEAAEVGVENLPRPTFPDGHQHPPRQERGPLRRMPPWPL